A DNA window from Phaeobacter sp. A36a-5a contains the following coding sequences:
- the aspS gene encoding aspartate--tRNA ligase, whose translation MHDYRSHTCAELNKSNVGETVRLSGWVHRVRDHGGLLFIDLRDHYGVTQVMADPDSPVFAEIEKVRSEWCIRIDGNVMARDESLVNPKISTGEIEVFIRDIEVLGKSEELPLMVFGEQEYPEETRLRYRYLDLRREKMQRNMVLRSNMIRSIRNRMWDIGFNEYQTPIITASSPEGARDFLVPSRLHPGKFYALPQAPQQFKQLMMVSGFDKYFQIAPCFRDEDPRADRSPADFYQLDMEMSFVTQQDVFDTIAPVMAGVFEEFGGGRKVDPAHDWPQISYKDAAKWYGTDKPDLRNPIKMQDCSEHFRGSGFAIFANLLENEGTEVRAIPAPTGGSRKFCDRMNKFAQGEGLPGMGYIFWRDGDNGMEAAGPLAKNIGPERTEAIRQQLGLGVGDAAFFLGGKPKAFEGVAGKARTVIGEELGLIDKDRFAFAWIVDFPIYEKDEETGKIDFEHNPFSMPQGGMDALLSDPLAVKGYQYDLACNGYELVSGAIRNHKPEIMFKAFEIAGYGKEEVEKRFGGMVNAFQYGAPPHGGCAAGIDRMVMLLADEANIREVIMFPMNQRAEDLMMSAPSEPLSEQLMELGLRVIPQDQ comes from the coding sequence ATGCACGACTATCGCAGCCATACCTGCGCCGAACTGAACAAATCCAACGTCGGTGAAACCGTCCGCCTGTCGGGCTGGGTCCACCGCGTCCGCGACCATGGCGGGTTGTTGTTCATCGACCTGCGCGACCATTACGGTGTGACCCAGGTCATGGCCGACCCGGACAGCCCGGTCTTTGCCGAGATCGAGAAGGTCCGCTCCGAATGGTGTATCCGCATCGACGGCAATGTCATGGCCCGTGATGAGAGCCTGGTGAACCCGAAAATCTCCACCGGCGAGATCGAAGTCTTTATCCGCGATATCGAGGTGCTGGGCAAATCCGAGGAACTGCCGCTGATGGTCTTCGGCGAGCAGGAATACCCCGAGGAAACCCGCCTGCGCTATCGCTATCTGGACCTGCGCCGCGAGAAGATGCAGCGCAACATGGTGCTGCGCTCCAACATGATCCGTTCGATCCGCAACCGCATGTGGGACATCGGCTTCAACGAATACCAGACCCCGATCATCACCGCCTCCTCCCCCGAGGGCGCGCGCGACTTCCTGGTGCCGTCGCGCCTGCATCCGGGCAAGTTCTATGCGCTGCCGCAGGCGCCGCAGCAGTTCAAGCAGCTGATGATGGTGTCGGGCTTTGACAAGTATTTCCAGATCGCGCCCTGCTTCCGCGACGAGGACCCGCGCGCCGACCGCTCGCCTGCGGATTTTTACCAGCTCGACATGGAAATGTCCTTTGTCACCCAGCAGGATGTGTTCGACACCATCGCGCCGGTGATGGCGGGCGTGTTCGAGGAATTCGGCGGCGGCCGCAAGGTCGACCCGGCGCATGACTGGCCGCAGATCTCCTACAAGGATGCCGCCAAATGGTACGGCACCGACAAGCCGGACCTCAGGAACCCGATCAAGATGCAGGACTGTTCCGAGCATTTCCGCGGGTCTGGGTTCGCGATCTTTGCAAACCTCTTGGAAAACGAAGGCACAGAAGTGCGCGCGATCCCGGCACCGACCGGCGGCTCCCGCAAGTTCTGCGACCGGATGAACAAGTTTGCGCAAGGAGAAGGCCTGCCGGGCATGGGCTATATTTTCTGGCGCGACGGCGACAACGGCATGGAAGCGGCTGGCCCGCTGGCCAAGAACATCGGCCCTGAGCGCACTGAGGCGATCCGCCAGCAGCTGGGACTGGGCGTTGGTGACGCGGCCTTTTTCCTCGGCGGCAAGCCGAAGGCGTTTGAAGGCGTCGCGGGCAAGGCCCGCACCGTCATCGGCGAGGAGCTGGGCCTCATTGACAAGGACCGCTTTGCGTTTGCCTGGATCGTCGACTTCCCGATCTACGAGAAGGACGAGGAAACCGGCAAGATCGACTTTGAGCACAACCCGTTCTCGATGCCGCAGGGCGGCATGGACGCGCTGCTGTCCGATCCGCTGGCCGTGAAGGGCTACCAGTACGACCTCGCCTGCAACGGCTATGAACTGGTCTCCGGCGCGATCCGGAACCACAAGCCGGAGATCATGTTCAAGGCCTTTGAAATCGCGGGCTACGGCAAGGAAGAGGTCGAAAAACGCTTTGGCGGCATGGTCAACGCCTTCCAGTACGGCGCCCCGCCGCACGGTGGCTGCGCGGCCGGTATCGACCGCATGGTAATGCTCTTGGCCGACGAGGCCAACATCCGCGAGGTCATCATGTTCCCGATGAACCAGCGCGCCGAAGATCTGATGATGTCGGCCCCGTCGGAACCGCTGAGCGAGCAGCTGATGGAGCTGGGGCTGCGGGTGATTCCACAGGACCAGTAA
- a CDS encoding aminotransferase class IV family protein gives MESPLCPRDTLQNDPAFSLIETLGWHPGQGFRHLRLHLARMARSAALFGIAFDPKRAEAVLAEATDAAPLRCRLTLDAAGQLALTTAPLGGTPSEWRLGVAETRLEADDMWLQHKTTRRALYDAARAALPEGVDELLFLNEQCEVCEGTITNIFVTRPDGQVITPPLSCGLLPGILRQVMLEREECTEAVLRLEDLRCAKAIHMGNSLRGLIPARLV, from the coding sequence ATGGAAAGCCCGCTTTGCCCGCGTGACACCCTCCAGAACGATCCCGCTTTCAGCCTGATCGAGACGCTGGGCTGGCATCCGGGGCAGGGCTTTCGTCACCTGCGGCTGCATCTGGCCCGGATGGCGCGCAGCGCGGCTCTGTTCGGGATCGCTTTCGATCCAAAGCGGGCGGAGGCGGTTCTGGCGGAAGCCACCGATGCGGCGCCGCTGCGCTGCCGCCTGACGCTGGACGCGGCTGGCCAACTGGCGCTGACCACGGCTCCGCTGGGCGGCACGCCTTCTGAATGGCGGCTGGGGGTCGCGGAGACCCGGCTGGAAGCGGACGACATGTGGCTTCAGCACAAGACAACCCGCCGCGCGCTCTACGATGCCGCGCGGGCCGCGCTGCCGGAAGGCGTGGATGAACTCCTGTTCCTGAACGAGCAGTGCGAGGTTTGCGAGGGCACTATCACCAATATCTTTGTAACCCGCCCGGACGGGCAGGTGATCACGCCGCCGCTCAGCTGCGGCCTGCTGCCGGGTATCCTGCGGCAGGTGATGCTGGAGCGGGAGGAATGCACGGAGGCGGTGCTGCGTCTTGAGGACCTTAGGTGTGCCAAGGCCATCCATATGGGCAATTCCCTGCGCGGGCTGATCCCGGCACGTCTGGTGTAA
- a CDS encoding aminodeoxychorismate synthase component I, with translation MRIRFDQGPMGAGTCFETPLRMIRAERAEDVPAALAALDAARDAGHWLAGYASYELGYALEPKLAGRMPAGRRLPLICFGVYAEPRAQNIGGRTRPQAESEAGLEGITPRWTFDRYAEAFAEVNRNIGQGDIYQANLTFPIDADAYGTSEDIYAALQARQAVGHGALVQQEGLPDLLSRSPELFFRTDAEGGIETRPMKGTQPRSDDPLEDARRRDFLRQDEKNRAENLMIVDLLRNDISRVAETGSVHVPELFAVESYATVHQMVSTVRARLRPDAGLAEIFAALFPCGSITGAPKIRAMEILAELEPWARDIYCGTIGWAAPDGRAEFNVAIRTLMLDAGRAMLNVGGGVVWDSTADAEYEEALWKARFARVTPSRTIPLSA, from the coding sequence GTGCGGATTCGCTTTGATCAGGGGCCGATGGGGGCCGGGACATGTTTTGAAACGCCGCTGCGCATGATCCGCGCAGAGCGGGCCGAAGACGTGCCTGCCGCGCTGGCGGCGCTGGATGCGGCGCGCGACGCCGGCCATTGGCTGGCGGGCTATGCGTCCTATGAGCTGGGCTATGCGCTGGAGCCAAAACTGGCGGGCCGGATGCCTGCGGGGCGGCGGCTGCCGCTCATTTGTTTTGGGGTCTATGCGGAACCGCGAGCGCAGAACATTGGGGGCCGGACCCGACCGCAGGCGGAAAGCGAAGCTGGTCTTGAAGGAATTACCCCCCGCTGGACTTTTGACCGCTACGCCGAAGCCTTCGCAGAGGTGAACCGCAACATTGGCCAGGGCGATATCTATCAGGCCAACCTGACCTTCCCGATTGATGCCGACGCTTATGGGACATCCGAAGACATCTATGCCGCGCTTCAGGCCAGACAGGCCGTCGGCCACGGTGCCTTGGTCCAACAGGAGGGGCTGCCGGACCTGCTGTCACGCTCGCCAGAGCTGTTCTTCCGCACGGATGCAGAAGGGGGCATCGAGACCCGCCCGATGAAGGGCACCCAGCCGCGCAGCGACGATCCGTTGGAGGATGCCCGCCGCCGCGACTTTCTGCGCCAGGATGAGAAGAACCGCGCCGAAAACCTGATGATCGTGGACCTCTTGCGCAACGATATCTCACGCGTCGCCGAGACCGGGTCTGTGCATGTGCCGGAGCTGTTTGCGGTCGAGAGCTATGCCACGGTGCATCAGATGGTCTCCACCGTCCGCGCCAGATTGCGGCCCGACGCGGGGCTTGCGGAGATCTTTGCCGCGCTGTTTCCCTGCGGTTCCATCACCGGCGCCCCCAAGATTCGCGCGATGGAAATCCTCGCGGAACTGGAACCCTGGGCGCGCGACATCTATTGCGGCACTATCGGCTGGGCGGCGCCGGACGGCCGGGCAGAATTCAATGTGGCAATCCGCACGCTGATGCTGGACGCGGGCCGCGCGATGCTCAATGTGGGTGGTGGTGTGGTCTGGGACAGCACCGCAGATGCAGAATATGAGGAAGCCCTATGGAAAGCCCGCTTTGCCCGCGTGACACCCTCCAGAACGATCCCGCTTTCAGCCTGA
- the carB gene encoding carbamoyl-phosphate synthase large subunit → MPKRTDIQSIMIIGAGPIIIGQACEFDYSGAQACKALREEGYRVILVNSNPATIMTDPGLADATYIEPITPEVVAKIIEKERPDALLPTMGGQTGLNTALALEEMGVLAKFNVEMIGAKREAIEMAEDRKLFREAMDRLGLENPRATIITAPKKANGSADLDAGVQMALDELEDIGLPAIIRPAFTLGGTGGGVAYNREDYIHFCRSGMDASPVNQILVDESLLGWKEYEMEVVRDTADNAIIVCSIENIDPMGVHTGDSITVAPALTLTDKEYQMMRSASIAVLREIGVETGGSNVQWAVNPEDGRMVVIEMNPRVSRSSALASKATGFPIAKIAAKLAVGFTLDELDNDITGVTPASFEPTIDYVVTKIPRFAFEKFAGSEPYLTTAMKSVGETMAIGRTIHESLQKALASMETGLTGFDEVAIPGAEDGTDGKAAVIKAISKQTPDRMRTIAQAMRQGLSDDEIQAVTKFDPWFLARIREIVEAEAEIRAEGLPKDEHGLRRVKMLGFTDARLAKLTDKSETDVRRARRDLGVKAVFKRIDTCAAEFEAQTPYMYSTYEAPAFGDVECEARPSDRKKVVILGGGPNRIGQGIEFDYCCCHACFALTDAGFETIMINCNPETVSTDYDTSDRLYFEPLTFEHVMEILTKEQENGTLHGVIVQFGGQTPLKLANALEEEGIPILGTSPDAIDLAEDRERFQALVNQLGLKQPHNGIASTDAQAIEIAAEIGFPLVIRPSYVLGGRAMEIVRDMDQLKRYIAEAVVVSGDSPVLLDSYLSGAVELDVDAICDGTDVHVAGIMQHIEEAGVHSGDSACSLPPYSLSKEVIAEVKTQTNALAKALNVVGLMNIQFAVKPDADGNDVIYLIEVNPRASRTVPFVAKSTDSAIASIAARVMAGEPLSNFPKRPPYEPDAGYDVNVPMADPMTLADPDMPWFSVKEAVLPFARFPGVDTILGPEMRSTGEVMGWDRSFARAFLKAQMGAGMVLPSSGRAFISIKDADKGTLMLDAAKILVEQGFTLVATRGTQSWLDEHGVPCELVNKVYEGRPHVVDMLKDGNVQLLMNTTEGAQAVEDSKEMRSVALYDKIPYFTTAAGANAAARAIKAQAEGDVEVKSLQG, encoded by the coding sequence ATGCCGAAAAGAACCGATATCCAATCGATCATGATCATTGGTGCGGGGCCGATCATCATCGGCCAAGCCTGTGAGTTTGACTACTCCGGCGCGCAGGCCTGCAAGGCGCTTCGTGAAGAGGGCTACCGGGTCATTCTGGTGAACTCCAACCCGGCAACGATCATGACCGATCCGGGTCTGGCGGATGCCACCTACATCGAGCCGATCACCCCGGAGGTGGTCGCCAAGATCATCGAAAAGGAACGTCCCGATGCGCTGCTGCCGACCATGGGGGGACAGACCGGTCTGAACACCGCACTGGCGCTGGAAGAGATGGGTGTGCTGGCGAAATTCAACGTCGAGATGATCGGCGCCAAGCGCGAAGCCATTGAAATGGCAGAAGACCGCAAGCTGTTCCGCGAAGCGATGGACCGGCTTGGACTGGAAAACCCCCGCGCCACAATCATCACCGCCCCGAAGAAAGCTAACGGCAGCGCGGACCTGGATGCAGGCGTGCAGATGGCGCTGGACGAGCTGGAAGACATCGGCCTGCCCGCGATCATCCGCCCGGCCTTTACCCTTGGTGGCACCGGCGGTGGCGTCGCCTATAACCGCGAAGATTACATCCATTTCTGCCGCTCCGGCATGGATGCCTCGCCGGTCAATCAGATCCTCGTGGACGAGAGCCTGCTGGGCTGGAAAGAATATGAAATGGAGGTGGTGCGCGACACCGCCGACAACGCGATTATCGTCTGCTCGATCGAGAATATCGACCCGATGGGCGTGCACACCGGTGATTCGATCACCGTGGCCCCGGCGTTGACGCTGACCGACAAAGAATACCAGATGATGCGCTCTGCCTCGATTGCGGTGCTGCGCGAAATCGGCGTGGAAACCGGCGGCTCCAACGTCCAATGGGCGGTGAACCCTGAGGATGGCCGCATGGTGGTGATCGAGATGAACCCGCGTGTGTCGCGGTCCTCGGCGCTGGCGTCGAAGGCAACCGGCTTCCCGATTGCCAAGATTGCGGCCAAGCTGGCGGTTGGCTTTACGCTGGATGAGCTGGACAATGATATCACCGGCGTGACACCGGCGTCGTTTGAGCCGACGATCGACTATGTTGTGACCAAGATCCCGCGCTTTGCCTTCGAGAAATTCGCAGGCTCCGAGCCCTATCTGACCACGGCGATGAAATCCGTGGGTGAGACCATGGCCATTGGCCGCACGATCCACGAGAGCCTGCAAAAGGCGCTGGCGTCCATGGAGACCGGTCTGACCGGCTTTGACGAGGTTGCCATTCCCGGCGCCGAGGATGGCACCGATGGCAAGGCTGCGGTGATCAAGGCCATCAGCAAGCAGACCCCCGATCGGATGCGGACCATTGCCCAGGCGATGCGGCAGGGGTTGTCGGATGATGAAATCCAGGCCGTCACCAAGTTCGATCCCTGGTTCCTGGCCCGGATCCGCGAAATCGTGGAGGCAGAGGCCGAGATCCGCGCCGAGGGCCTGCCAAAGGATGAGCATGGGTTGCGCCGGGTCAAGATGCTGGGCTTTACCGATGCCCGCCTTGCGAAACTCACCGACAAGAGCGAGACCGACGTGCGCCGCGCCCGCCGTGATCTGGGCGTCAAGGCCGTCTTCAAGCGGATCGACACCTGCGCCGCCGAATTTGAGGCCCAGACGCCTTATATGTATTCCACCTATGAGGCCCCGGCCTTTGGCGATGTGGAATGCGAGGCCCGGCCGAGCGACCGCAAGAAGGTTGTCATTCTGGGCGGTGGCCCAAACCGGATCGGCCAGGGGATCGAGTTCGATTACTGCTGCTGCCATGCCTGTTTCGCGCTGACCGACGCGGGCTTCGAGACCATCATGATCAACTGCAACCCGGAAACGGTGTCGACCGACTATGACACCTCGGACCGGCTGTATTTTGAACCGCTGACCTTTGAGCATGTGATGGAAATCCTCACCAAGGAGCAGGAAAACGGCACCCTGCACGGGGTGATCGTGCAGTTCGGCGGCCAGACCCCGCTGAAGCTGGCCAATGCGCTGGAAGAGGAAGGCATCCCGATCCTTGGCACCTCGCCCGACGCCATCGACCTGGCCGAGGACCGCGAGCGGTTCCAGGCGCTGGTCAACCAGCTGGGGCTCAAGCAGCCGCATAACGGCATTGCCTCGACCGACGCGCAGGCGATTGAAATCGCGGCTGAAATCGGCTTCCCGCTGGTGATCCGCCCGTCCTATGTCCTGGGTGGCCGCGCGATGGAGATCGTGCGCGATATGGACCAGCTCAAGCGCTACATCGCCGAGGCGGTCGTGGTCTCCGGCGACAGCCCGGTTCTGCTCGACAGCTATCTCTCGGGCGCGGTGGAGCTGGATGTGGATGCGATTTGTGATGGCACCGACGTGCATGTCGCAGGCATCATGCAGCATATCGAAGAGGCCGGGGTTCACTCTGGGGACAGTGCCTGCTCGCTGCCGCCTTACTCGCTGTCCAAAGAGGTGATCGCCGAGGTCAAGACCCAGACCAACGCATTGGCCAAGGCGCTGAATGTGGTTGGCCTGATGAACATCCAGTTCGCGGTCAAACCTGACGCCGACGGCAATGACGTGATCTACCTGATCGAGGTCAACCCGCGGGCCTCGCGCACCGTACCCTTTGTGGCGAAATCCACCGACAGCGCCATCGCCTCCATCGCGGCGCGTGTCATGGCGGGTGAGCCGTTGTCGAACTTCCCCAAGCGCCCGCCCTATGAGCCGGACGCAGGCTATGACGTGAACGTGCCGATGGCGGATCCGATGACCCTGGCCGACCCGGACATGCCGTGGTTCTCGGTCAAGGAGGCGGTGCTTCCCTTTGCCCGCTTCCCCGGCGTCGACACCATCCTCGGCCCCGAGATGCGCTCCACCGGCGAAGTCATGGGCTGGGACCGCAGCTTTGCCCGCGCCTTCCTGAAGGCGCAGATGGGGGCTGGCATGGTGCTGCCATCCTCGGGCCGGGCCTTTATCTCGATCAAGGATGCCGATAAGGGCACTTTGATGCTGGACGCCGCAAAAATCCTCGTGGAACAGGGCTTTACCCTGGTTGCCACACGCGGCACCCAGAGCTGGCTGGATGAGCACGGCGTGCCCTGCGAACTGGTCAACAAGGTCTATGAGGGGCGCCCTCATGTGGTGGATATGCTGAAGGACGGCAACGTCCAGCTGCTGATGAACACCACCGAAGGCGCGCAGGCGGTTGAAGACAGCAAGGAGATGCGGTCCGTCGCGCTCTATGACAAGATCCCCTATTTCACCACCGCAGCCGGTGCCAATGCCGCCGCCCGCGCGATCAAGGCGCAGGCAGAAGGTGACGTTGAAGTGAAGAGCTTGCAGGGCTGA
- a CDS encoding trypsin-like serine peptidase → MKRIIGLIAAAFISSTTFSLPAEAQSAGVRAVEGWEAVGRLNIGGRNMCTGSLIAPNLVLTAAHCLYNPQTGQAVNPRNIKFEAGLNGRRAKASRRVVKAVVHPGYRHSWSSNSAAGSDIAVLRLDRPISGSEIRPFVLAAAPTPGESVDVLSYTVNQATRPAREKDCQILSTRSATLVTSCRVEYGASGSPVLQMRPGGTPRLVSVISAKAQMGRKRVSLATPFDGSLRALMRRAG, encoded by the coding sequence ATGAAACGCATTATCGGACTTATCGCCGCCGCCTTTATTTCGAGTACAACCTTTAGCCTCCCTGCCGAGGCGCAATCCGCAGGCGTGCGCGCCGTCGAGGGCTGGGAAGCTGTCGGACGGCTTAATATTGGCGGGCGCAATATGTGTACCGGCAGCCTCATCGCGCCAAATCTGGTGCTGACCGCCGCACATTGTCTCTATAATCCGCAGACCGGGCAGGCGGTAAACCCGCGCAATATCAAGTTCGAGGCCGGCCTCAATGGCCGCCGGGCCAAGGCGTCACGCCGTGTGGTGAAGGCTGTTGTTCATCCCGGCTATCGTCACAGCTGGTCCAGCAACAGCGCAGCGGGCAGCGATATTGCGGTGCTGCGTCTGGACCGCCCGATATCCGGCAGCGAGATCCGCCCCTTCGTGCTTGCCGCTGCGCCGACACCGGGGGAAAGCGTGGATGTACTGTCCTATACCGTGAACCAGGCCACCCGACCGGCCCGCGAAAAAGACTGCCAGATCCTGTCCACCCGCAGCGCGACGCTGGTAACCTCCTGCCGTGTCGAATATGGCGCCTCCGGCTCGCCGGTGTTGCAGATGCGTCCGGGCGGCACCCCGCGGCTGGTCTCGGTGATCTCTGCCAAGGCGCAGATGGGTCGCAAACGGGTTTCACTGGCCACCCCATTTGATGGATCGCTGCGTGCGCTGATGCGCCGCGCGGGCTGA
- a CDS encoding efflux RND transporter permease subunit → MDIARGSINRPLYTWIIMLAALFGGIWGFLNLGRLEDPAFTIKQAVVITQYPGASAEQVALEVSEPLESAIQKMGEVKQITSMNQPGLSRIDVEMQDTFDGTELPGLWTKLRKEVEDAARNLPDGVSDPFVNDGFGDVFGVFYAVTAEGFTDAERHQLATFLRRELLAVDGVADVEIAGLPEEAIFVEPKMAITVNQNIPIGAVSNALATANSVRPAGQVDNGPAQTRISAPEGSDSVTEIAGLTIGSQGEVINIIDMADVHRGRLDDPSQIIRFDGVEAFTMGVAGLATENIVEVGQRVDARLAELSTQIPYGVELKPIYQQHVVVDEASNAFLVNLAMSVSIVVIVLAVFMGWRAAVVVGATLLLTVVGTLMFMNIFAIEMERISLGALIIAMGMLVDNAIVVAEGMQISMARGRTSREAAHEAASKTQIPLLGATVIGIMAFAGIGLSPDSTGEFMFSLFAVIGISLLLSWLLALTATPLLGHYFFKQGTGDDQDAYSGLLFRTYGNILRLSLRLRWLVVPGLFAITVLCFIGFGQVKQQFFPNSNTPLFFVHYKLPQGTSIATTSEHMRVFEDWLAERDDVETVATFVGQGATRFMLTYDSEDPNPSYGHLIIRATSLEGIPALQADLEDFGQGRFPEGEFRTKRLVFGPGGGAPIEVRFAGPDPRVLRQLGDEAMQRLQEASQDILSVRQDWREQEITLKPIYATDRAQTAGVSRDAIADALQFSTDGLRTGVFRERDRLIPIVLRRPADSSYNLMDQLVFSEAAGKFIPLEQMVDGVDVVVENTLVHRRDRVPTLTVGADIRADLTAATVFAQVKDSIEAMSLPTGYTMEWGGEHENSADANASLGKQLPVTILIMVLISVLLFNAIRQPIIIWLLVPMSVNGVVIGLLGTGMPFTFTALLGLLSLSGMLIKNGIVLVEEIDLVRAEGKPLREAIVEASVSRLRPVMLAAVTTILGMVPLLTDAFFVSMAITIMGGLAFATILTLVAAPVFYLIFFARDEKREQAAAA, encoded by the coding sequence ATGGACATTGCACGCGGGTCGATCAATCGGCCGCTTTATACGTGGATCATCATGCTGGCCGCCCTGTTTGGCGGTATCTGGGGGTTCCTGAACCTCGGGCGGCTCGAAGATCCGGCCTTCACCATCAAACAGGCTGTGGTCATTACCCAATATCCCGGCGCCAGCGCCGAGCAGGTGGCGCTGGAAGTGTCAGAGCCACTGGAATCAGCGATCCAGAAGATGGGGGAGGTGAAGCAGATCACCTCGATGAACCAGCCGGGCCTGTCGCGCATCGATGTCGAAATGCAGGACACCTTTGACGGCACCGAACTGCCGGGCCTCTGGACCAAGCTGCGCAAAGAGGTCGAAGACGCGGCGCGGAACCTGCCCGACGGCGTCAGCGACCCTTTTGTGAACGATGGTTTCGGTGATGTGTTCGGGGTCTTCTACGCCGTTACCGCCGAAGGCTTCACGGATGCCGAACGCCACCAGCTGGCGACATTCCTGCGCCGAGAGCTTCTTGCCGTTGATGGCGTCGCCGACGTCGAAATCGCGGGCCTGCCGGAAGAGGCGATCTTTGTCGAGCCGAAGATGGCGATCACCGTCAACCAGAATATCCCGATTGGCGCGGTTTCGAACGCATTGGCCACCGCCAATTCCGTCCGCCCTGCCGGTCAGGTCGACAACGGGCCTGCCCAGACACGCATCAGCGCGCCGGAAGGCTCGGACTCGGTGACGGAAATCGCCGGGCTGACGATTGGCTCTCAGGGGGAGGTCATCAATATCATTGATATGGCGGATGTGCATCGCGGCCGCCTCGATGATCCCTCGCAGATCATTCGTTTTGACGGCGTCGAGGCCTTTACCATGGGGGTTGCGGGCCTTGCGACCGAAAACATCGTTGAGGTCGGCCAGCGGGTTGATGCGCGGCTGGCGGAGCTGAGCACACAGATCCCCTATGGTGTGGAGCTGAAGCCAATCTATCAGCAGCATGTGGTCGTCGACGAGGCCTCCAATGCCTTTCTCGTGAACCTCGCGATGTCGGTCAGTATCGTTGTCATCGTGCTGGCGGTCTTCATGGGGTGGCGCGCGGCTGTTGTTGTCGGCGCCACCCTGCTGCTGACGGTTGTTGGCACATTGATGTTCATGAATATCTTCGCCATCGAAATGGAACGGATCTCGCTCGGGGCGCTGATCATTGCGATGGGGATGCTAGTGGACAATGCCATCGTCGTGGCCGAGGGGATGCAGATCTCCATGGCCCGGGGCCGGACCTCACGCGAGGCCGCGCATGAGGCTGCATCGAAAACCCAGATCCCGCTGCTGGGCGCGACGGTGATCGGGATCATGGCCTTTGCGGGGATTGGTCTCAGCCCGGATTCAACCGGTGAATTCATGTTCTCGCTCTTTGCGGTGATCGGGATTTCGCTGTTGCTCAGCTGGCTGCTGGCGCTGACCGCGACGCCGCTGCTGGGGCATTATTTTTTCAAACAGGGTACCGGCGACGATCAGGATGCCTATTCCGGCCTCTTGTTCCGCACCTATGGCAATATCCTGCGCCTGTCCCTGCGGCTGCGCTGGCTTGTGGTGCCGGGTCTGTTTGCGATCACGGTGCTGTGCTTCATCGGTTTTGGTCAGGTGAAACAGCAGTTCTTCCCCAACTCCAACACGCCGCTGTTCTTTGTGCATTACAAGCTGCCGCAGGGTACGTCGATTGCGACAACCTCCGAGCATATGCGTGTGTTTGAGGACTGGCTGGCCGAACGGGACGATGTAGAGACGGTCGCGACCTTTGTCGGGCAGGGGGCCACGCGCTTCATGCTGACCTATGATTCCGAAGACCCGAACCCCAGCTATGGCCATCTGATCATCCGCGCAACGAGCCTTGAGGGCATCCCGGCTCTGCAGGCGGATCTGGAGGACTTCGGCCAGGGACGCTTCCCCGAAGGCGAATTCCGCACCAAGCGGCTGGTCTTTGGCCCCGGTGGGGGGGCGCCTATCGAGGTCCGTTTCGCCGGTCCTGATCCGCGCGTGCTGCGCCAGCTGGGCGACGAGGCCATGCAACGGCTGCAAGAGGCGTCGCAGGACATCCTGAGTGTGCGTCAGGACTGGCGCGAGCAGGAGATCACGCTGAAGCCGATCTATGCCACCGATCGGGCACAGACAGCCGGTGTGTCGCGCGATGCCATCGCTGATGCGCTGCAATTCTCGACCGACGGTCTGCGCACCGGTGTGTTCCGGGAGCGGGATCGCCTGATCCCCATCGTCCTGCGCCGACCTGCTGACAGCTCCTATAATCTGATGGACCAGCTGGTGTTCTCAGAGGCGGCGGGCAAATTCATCCCGCTTGAGCAGATGGTCGACGGGGTCGATGTGGTGGTGGAGAACACCCTCGTGCATCGTCGGGACCGGGTGCCGACCTTGACCGTTGGTGCCGATATTCGGGCGGATCTGACCGCAGCCACCGTCTTTGCCCAGGTGAAGGACAGCATCGAGGCGATGTCGCTGCCGACCGGCTACACCATGGAGTGGGGTGGCGAGCATGAGAACTCAGCCGATGCCAATGCCAGCCTCGGCAAGCAGCTCCCGGTGACGATCCTGATCATGGTTCTTATCTCGGTACTGCTGTTCAACGCGATCCGTCAGCCGATTATCATCTGGCTGCTGGTGCCGATGTCGGTCAACGGGGTGGTGATTGGTCTGCTTGGCACCGGTATGCCCTTTACCTTCACGGCGCTTCTGGGCCTGCTCAGCCTCTCTGGCATGCTGATCAAGAACGGCATCGTGCTGGTTGAGGAAATCGATCTGGTCCGGGCCGAGGGCAAACCCCTGCGGGAGGCCATCGTCGAGGCATCGGTGTCGCGTCTGCGCCCGGTGATGCTGGCGGCGGTGACAACCATCCTTGGCATGGTGCCGCTGCTGACCGACGCGTTTTTCGTGTCGATGGCGATCACCATCATGGGGGGACTGGCCTTTGCCACGATCCTCACGCTGGTGGCCGCGCCGGTGTTCTACCTGATCTTCTTTGCCCGCGATGAAAAGCGCGAACAGGCTGCCGCAGCCTGA